The following proteins are encoded in a genomic region of Bernardetia sp. MNP-M8:
- the lhgO gene encoding L-2-hydroxyglutarate oxidase, producing the protein MKYDILIVGGGIVGLATAYQLLLARPSIKLLLIEKENSIAKHQTGNNSGVIHSGIYYKPNSLKAINCIRGYEMLLDFCEKENIAFDKCGKIIVATKDEELPALKTIYDRGLENGLTGLINIKKEEIADYEPHVKGVAGIFVPQTGIIDYKTVCQKLAQKIEELGGHIHLSEKVEDIKLNDETNGNITLAKVITSNSEYQTGLVINCAGLYSDKVTKMTMPDAPIKIIPFRGEYYKLVPEKKHLVKNLIYPVPDPNFPFLGVHFTRMINGEVEAGPNAVLAYKREGYKKTDISISELLETLTFRGFQKVAFKYWKTGLGEIHRSYSKNAFTKALQELIPEVEKQDLITADAGVRAQACDKDGGLLDDFKILEKQGVINVVNAPSPAATSSLSIGKTISEMALERV; encoded by the coding sequence ATGAAATACGATATACTCATTGTTGGAGGTGGAATTGTCGGACTTGCGACAGCGTATCAACTTCTTTTGGCTCGTCCTTCCATCAAACTACTTTTAATAGAAAAAGAAAATTCTATTGCGAAACATCAAACTGGAAACAATAGTGGTGTTATTCACTCTGGCATTTATTATAAACCTAATAGTTTGAAAGCTATAAATTGTATTCGTGGCTATGAAATGCTTTTAGATTTTTGTGAGAAAGAAAATATTGCCTTTGATAAATGTGGTAAAATAATCGTAGCCACAAAAGACGAAGAATTGCCAGCACTCAAAACTATTTATGATAGAGGTTTGGAAAATGGTTTGACTGGACTAATAAACATAAAAAAAGAAGAAATTGCTGATTATGAACCCCATGTAAAAGGAGTCGCAGGAATTTTTGTTCCACAAACAGGAATTATTGATTATAAAACGGTTTGTCAGAAATTAGCACAAAAAATAGAGGAACTAGGAGGACATATTCATCTTTCCGAAAAAGTAGAAGATATAAAACTCAATGATGAAACGAATGGGAATATCACTTTAGCAAAAGTAATTACTTCAAATTCAGAGTATCAAACAGGTTTAGTAATAAATTGTGCAGGTCTGTATTCAGACAAAGTCACCAAAATGACAATGCCTGATGCACCTATCAAAATCATTCCGTTTAGAGGAGAATATTACAAACTTGTTCCAGAGAAAAAACATTTAGTCAAAAACTTAATTTACCCTGTTCCAGATCCAAATTTCCCATTTTTGGGTGTTCATTTTACACGCATGATAAATGGCGAAGTAGAAGCAGGACCAAATGCTGTTTTGGCATATAAACGAGAAGGATACAAAAAAACAGATATTTCAATTTCTGAACTATTAGAAACTCTGACTTTCAGAGGTTTTCAAAAAGTAGCCTTCAAATATTGGAAAACAGGTTTGGGAGAAATTCATCGTTCTTATTCTAAAAATGCTTTTACAAAAGCCTTACAAGAACTTATTCCAGAAGTAGAAAAACAAGATTTGATTACTGCTGACGCAGGTGTGCGAGCGCAAGCCTGTGATAAAGATGGAGGGCTTTTAGACGACTTTAAGATTTTGGAAAAGCAAGGTGTCATTAATGTTGTCAATGCACCTTCTCCAGCAGCTACGTCTTCACTTTCTATTGGAAAAACAATTTCTGAAATGGCATTAGAGAGAGTTTAG
- a CDS encoding thiol-disulfide oxidoreductase DCC family protein, with protein METLIQDSTLKKVNFQEVAKDKVVILFDGVCNLCNGAINFVIDKDTNNNFYFASLQSEFGQALLAHFGRNTSDFDSMIVYENGKIKTKSTAALRITAGLSGGWKLFSIFKIIPAFLRNGIYNLVAKNRYKWFGQKNECRIPTPELKAKFIEKL; from the coding sequence ATGGAAACTCTCATTCAAGACTCAACACTAAAAAAAGTAAATTTTCAAGAAGTAGCTAAAGATAAAGTAGTCATTTTATTTGATGGTGTCTGTAATCTTTGTAATGGTGCAATTAATTTTGTTATCGATAAAGATACTAACAATAATTTTTATTTTGCTTCTCTACAGTCAGAGTTTGGACAGGCTCTTTTAGCGCATTTTGGTAGAAATACAAGTGATTTTGATTCGATGATTGTTTATGAAAATGGAAAAATAAAAACCAAATCTACAGCAGCTTTACGTATTACAGCAGGACTTTCAGGAGGTTGGAAGTTGTTTAGCATCTTCAAAATTATACCTGCTTTTTTAAGAAATGGAATTTATAATTTAGTGGCTAAAAATAGATATAAATGGTTTGGTCAGAAAAATGAATGTAGAATCCCTACGCCCGAACTGAAAGCTAAATTTATAGAAAAATTATAA
- the murD gene encoding UDP-N-acetylmuramoyl-L-alanine--D-glutamate ligase encodes MKQKNVVILGGGESGIGAARLAAEKGYNVFLSEKNKLSDENRYELQHHKIFYEEGQHTESIVLGADLIIKSPGIPENAPIMEAIRLEHIDVVSEIEFASRFVSGKIIAITGTNGKTTTTLLTYHLLKSAGLSVCLAGNIGKSFAREAIEDNYEYYVIEVSSFQLDDIDEFRPHVAVLLNITPDHLDRYDYQMENYVNAKFKINENQSNKDFFIYNEEDIESLKHIRFHRLAGRMLPINISKQKEYLSLQNKIRISATPAQMLDIPISDLPLKGAHNFLNIAAAGMVAQIIGLSDKQIMKGLKSFVNAPHRLEKIKTIKGVTFINDSKATNVDAVSYALESFDKPLIWIVGGVDKGNEYELIEESVRKNVRAMVCLGKDNNKLTTFFKGKVSEIRETKSMKKAIETAFSLAESEDIVLLSPACASFDLFKNYEDRGDQFRRYVQELALNTRERQEPENV; translated from the coding sequence ATGAAACAAAAAAATGTAGTTATTCTTGGTGGTGGAGAAAGTGGTATAGGCGCAGCTCGCCTTGCAGCCGAAAAGGGGTATAATGTTTTTCTTTCTGAGAAAAATAAACTTTCGGACGAAAATAGATATGAGCTACAACATCATAAGATTTTTTATGAAGAAGGACAGCATACCGAGTCGATAGTTTTGGGAGCAGATTTAATTATCAAAAGTCCAGGGATTCCTGAAAATGCACCTATTATGGAAGCTATTCGATTAGAACATATTGATGTAGTTTCTGAAATAGAGTTTGCTTCTCGTTTTGTTTCTGGCAAAATAATAGCCATTACAGGAACAAATGGCAAAACCACAACCACACTTCTTACCTACCATTTACTCAAAAGTGCTGGACTTAGTGTTTGTTTGGCTGGAAATATAGGAAAAAGTTTTGCTCGTGAAGCCATTGAAGATAATTATGAATATTATGTTATTGAAGTAAGTAGCTTTCAATTAGATGATATTGATGAGTTTCGTCCTCATGTAGCTGTTTTGCTCAATATTACACCTGACCATTTGGATAGATATGATTATCAGATGGAAAATTATGTGAATGCAAAATTTAAAATCAATGAAAATCAGAGTAACAAAGACTTTTTTATTTATAACGAAGAAGATATAGAATCTCTCAAGCACATTCGTTTTCATCGTCTTGCAGGGAGAATGCTTCCTATTAATATTTCTAAACAAAAAGAATATTTATCGCTACAAAATAAAATAAGAATTTCGGCTACACCTGCCCAAATGTTAGATATTCCTATTTCAGATTTGCCACTCAAGGGAGCGCATAATTTTCTAAATATAGCAGCAGCAGGAATGGTAGCACAAATTATTGGTCTTTCAGATAAGCAAATTATGAAAGGTTTAAAGTCGTTTGTCAATGCACCTCACAGACTAGAAAAAATCAAAACAATAAAAGGAGTTACATTTATAAATGACTCAAAGGCAACCAATGTAGATGCTGTTTCTTATGCTCTTGAGAGTTTTGATAAACCTCTTATTTGGATTGTTGGAGGAGTAGATAAAGGAAATGAATATGAACTTATTGAAGAGTCTGTTAGAAAGAATGTGCGTGCAATGGTTTGTTTGGGAAAAGATAATAATAAACTAACTACCTTTTTTAAAGGAAAAGTAAGTGAAATTAGAGAAACCAAGAGTATGAAAAAGGCAATCGAAACAGCTTTTAGTTTGGCTGAAAGTGAAGATATAGTTTTGCTTTCTCCTGCCTGTGCTAGTTTTGATTTATTCAAAAATTATGAAGATAGAGGTGACCAGTTTCGTCGTTATGTACAAGAATTAGCACTCAATACAAGAGAAAGACAAGAACCTGAGAATGTGTAA
- a CDS encoding two-component regulator propeller domain-containing protein → MSFTSNKKISYFSLNLQFVKGFCLWFLFCFLFFFLSFVCIISSQAQSFLSSSKKITQYSQNTWQKRDGLPQNSITSITQSDDGYLWIGTHNGLVKFDGREFKVFSAPTDLKNNVNTGIPDNFISVVQNTEQDGLWIGTNGEGLSNYNFLTFKNFNTQKDLINNTILCLEEWEQSIWIGTPKGLSRYRRNVFRNYTQKDGFLNVKVNTLLKDTKNRHNTLWIGTDEGLAKFDLDSGKVIPISIPLPDLQILTLESDAENNLYIGTANGLFYWNVETNALRNFNILSENEVTKQTNTYSDKNQLIKSATINTLLIDRLGSLWIGTNSRGLLRYIPSLEKFEALTTKEELASNSITALFEDKEGSLWVGMNRGGLLRLNDSKFTPYSTLEGLSDNLTNCVFAYSDTENTTNKQIWVGTQSDGISIINQANTFSYLTIKNGLPHNHVRSITATKNELNQPLFWIGTYGGGIAKYNAENKQITTFDTKNGLVGNFVRAIRVSQKKSKTLLIATTQGLSIFDDTRLGTNKITNYTTSNGLASDNLTCVLETHDGQILIGTEDNGILLIENPYSDTKGNITPSFFSFTTQDGLADNLVLSLYQDPLDNTIYIGTKNGISTYDNGKITTPKSTSHWSSDAIHSILKVSSTWWFTSNDGVWTVSNDNFTNWITQKTDNLKITSFDENDGLRSSDCASLSYPNITTDQNGNIWIPTAQGISSFNYTTLHSLLPKPNVIVEGVFDENGKNWSLKETDANGKVVFPSELNNLEIHFDALTFVSPQKVTYKFKLEGYDEEWRFTDKRTVFYGDLPPKKYIFQVKAANSDGVWNEEGTSFSFRIQPKLTQIIWFWLALVVLILVVAYFIYKWRAGIIENQRRKLEELVESRTEALLVKTRETQNQASELEVIDRIVASVNQQVTFENVLETLLEQALTLVKDTDKGYFLYYQEDYFHVAVPHGYTHRLPEKLSFDRVINYFKWGVPLARYFYKVYPTDREYLLAPYLPRFSLVIPILIGNFPEAILVFDFEKERSFSLTESRQLQRFTEHAVSSFLKARAYREVHLQKEALQDTVGHLSDSIQYAFRIQQAILKKPIEIKSHFEDAFVFYRPRDVVSGDFYWFYENKETGIITFAVIDCTGHGVPGAFMTVMTNSILNQIIRESHIEDPAQILTLLDKRLEETFSNDSKRKDGMDIGIFSVDKSKKVLKYAAAKLDLCFIRDNEIHQIKATRYPIGNMGTKKVQEKNFQTHSIEYQKGDVFYLYTDGFPDQFGGEENRKFMSRRFREFLLEYHYLSAAEQEEKLQAALEMWRGNLKQTDDILVVGVRIE, encoded by the coding sequence GTGTCTTTTACTTCTAACAAAAAAATATCTTATTTTTCTCTCAATTTACAATTTGTAAAGGGTTTTTGTTTGTGGTTTTTATTCTGTTTTCTTTTTTTCTTCCTGTCTTTTGTTTGCATTATTTCTTCCCAAGCTCAGTCATTTCTTTCTTCTTCCAAAAAAATCACGCAGTATAGCCAAAATACGTGGCAAAAAAGAGATGGACTTCCTCAAAACAGCATTACTTCAATTACTCAATCTGATGATGGTTATTTGTGGATAGGAACACACAATGGACTTGTCAAGTTTGATGGTAGAGAATTTAAAGTTTTTTCTGCACCTACCGATTTGAAAAACAACGTAAATACTGGAATTCCAGATAATTTTATTTCGGTAGTACAGAATACAGAACAAGATGGTTTATGGATTGGAACAAATGGAGAAGGGCTTTCTAATTATAACTTTCTAACATTTAAGAATTTTAATACTCAAAAAGATTTAATCAATAATACTATTCTATGTTTGGAAGAGTGGGAACAAAGTATTTGGATAGGAACACCAAAAGGACTTAGCCGTTATCGTAGAAATGTATTTAGGAATTATACACAAAAAGATGGTTTTTTAAATGTAAAAGTAAATACACTTTTAAAGGATACAAAAAATAGACATAATACGCTTTGGATTGGAACAGATGAAGGACTTGCCAAGTTTGATTTAGATTCTGGAAAAGTTATTCCGATTTCTATTCCTTTGCCTGATTTGCAGATTTTGACACTAGAAAGCGATGCCGAAAATAATCTTTATATAGGAACTGCGAATGGTCTTTTTTATTGGAATGTAGAAACAAATGCGCTCAGAAATTTTAATATTTTATCAGAAAACGAAGTAACAAAACAAACAAACACTTATTCTGATAAAAATCAGCTTATTAAAAGTGCCACTATCAATACTCTACTTATCGATAGATTAGGTTCACTTTGGATAGGAACAAATAGCCGAGGACTTTTGCGTTACATTCCTAGTTTAGAAAAATTTGAAGCCTTAACTACAAAAGAAGAACTGGCAAGTAACAGCATTACAGCACTTTTTGAAGATAAAGAGGGTAGTTTGTGGGTCGGCATGAACAGAGGTGGACTTTTGCGATTGAATGATAGCAAGTTTACTCCTTATTCTACTTTAGAAGGACTTTCTGATAATTTGACCAATTGTGTTTTTGCTTATTCTGATACTGAAAATACTACTAATAAACAAATTTGGGTAGGAACACAGAGTGATGGAATTTCTATTATAAATCAAGCTAATACATTTTCTTATCTGACAATCAAAAATGGTTTGCCACACAATCATGTCAGAAGTATTACAGCTACAAAAAATGAATTAAATCAACCTCTTTTTTGGATAGGAACGTATGGAGGAGGAATAGCAAAATACAACGCTGAAAATAAACAAATAACTACTTTCGATACAAAAAATGGATTGGTAGGAAATTTTGTAAGAGCAATTAGAGTAAGTCAGAAAAAATCCAAAACACTTTTAATTGCCACAACACAAGGATTAAGTATTTTTGATGATACTAGATTAGGTACAAATAAAATTACAAATTATACTACTTCAAATGGATTGGCTTCTGATAATCTGACTTGTGTTTTGGAAACTCACGACGGACAAATTTTAATAGGAACAGAAGACAACGGTATTTTATTGATAGAAAATCCATATTCAGATACCAAAGGAAACATAACACCTTCATTTTTTTCATTTACTACACAAGATGGGTTGGCTGATAACTTGGTTTTGAGTTTGTATCAAGACCCTTTGGATAATACGATTTATATAGGAACTAAAAATGGAATTTCTACTTATGATAATGGAAAAATAACTACTCCAAAATCGACAAGTCATTGGTCTAGTGATGCTATTCATTCTATTTTAAAAGTAAGTTCGACGTGGTGGTTTACAAGTAATGATGGCGTTTGGACAGTTTCGAATGATAATTTTACAAATTGGATTACACAAAAAACAGATAATCTAAAAATTACTTCATTCGATGAAAATGACGGACTTCGAAGCAGTGATTGTGCATCACTTTCATATCCTAACATCACAACTGACCAAAATGGAAATATTTGGATTCCGACAGCACAAGGCATTTCTTCTTTTAATTATACTACTCTACATAGTCTTTTACCCAAACCAAACGTAATTGTAGAAGGTGTTTTTGATGAAAATGGAAAAAATTGGAGTTTGAAAGAAACAGATGCAAATGGGAAAGTAGTTTTTCCTTCTGAACTAAATAATTTAGAAATTCATTTTGATGCACTTACTTTTGTGTCACCTCAAAAAGTAACTTATAAATTCAAGCTAGAAGGATATGATGAAGAATGGCGATTTACAGATAAAAGAACTGTTTTTTATGGCGATTTGCCTCCCAAGAAATATATTTTTCAAGTAAAAGCTGCTAATAGTGATGGTGTTTGGAATGAAGAAGGAACAAGTTTTTCATTTAGAATACAACCAAAACTAACTCAAATTATTTGGTTTTGGCTGGCATTAGTTGTTCTTATTCTTGTTGTTGCTTATTTTATTTATAAGTGGAGAGCAGGAATAATTGAAAATCAACGCAGAAAATTAGAAGAACTTGTAGAAAGTCGTACAGAAGCATTATTAGTTAAAACAAGAGAAACACAAAACCAAGCCTCAGAATTAGAAGTCATTGATAGAATTGTAGCAAGTGTAAATCAGCAAGTTACCTTTGAAAATGTTTTAGAGACGCTTTTAGAACAAGCTCTAACACTGGTAAAAGATACCGATAAAGGTTATTTTCTGTATTATCAAGAAGATTATTTCCATGTAGCTGTTCCACATGGCTATACGCACCGTTTGCCCGAAAAACTATCTTTTGATAGAGTAATTAATTATTTCAAATGGGGAGTTCCGTTGGCTCGCTATTTTTATAAAGTGTATCCAACAGATAGAGAATATTTACTTGCTCCTTATCTTCCTCGTTTTTCGCTTGTTATTCCAATTTTGATAGGAAATTTTCCAGAAGCAATATTAGTTTTTGATTTTGAAAAAGAACGTTCTTTTTCGCTTACAGAATCTCGTCAGTTGCAGCGTTTTACCGAACATGCTGTTTCTTCTTTCCTGAAAGCAAGAGCTTACAGAGAAGTTCATTTGCAAAAAGAGGCCTTACAAGATACTGTAGGACATCTTTCAGATAGTATTCAATATGCTTTCAGAATTCAGCAAGCAATTTTGAAAAAACCAATTGAAATAAAATCTCATTTTGAAGATGCTTTTGTTTTTTATCGTCCTCGTGATGTAGTGAGTGGAGATTTTTATTGGTTTTATGAAAATAAAGAAACAGGTATTATTACTTTTGCCGTCATTGATTGTACTGGACATGGCGTTCCAGGGGCATTTATGACAGTAATGACAAACTCTATTCTGAATCAGATTATTAGAGAAAGTCATATTGAAGACCCAGCTCAAATTCTTACTCTTTTAGATAAAAGATTAGAAGAAACCTTTTCAAACGATTCTAAACGAAAAGATGGAATGGACATCGGAATTTTTAGTGTCGATAAATCTAAGAAAGTGCTCAAGTATGCTGCTGCAAAACTAGATTTGTGTTTTATTAGAGATAATGAAATTCATCAAATAAAAGCTACTCGTTATCCAATTGGAAATATGGGAACGAAAAAAGTACAAGAAAAGAATTTTCAAACTCATTCTATTGAATATCAAAAGGGGGATGTTTTTTATCTTTATACAGATGGTTTCCCAGACCAGTTTGGAGGAGAAGAAAATCGTAAATTTATGAGTCGTCGTTTTAGAGAGTTTTTATTAGAATATCATTATTTATCAGCAGCAGAACAAGAAGAAAAACTACAAGCAGCTTTAGAAATGTGGCGTGGAAATCTAAAACAAACAGATGATATTTTGGTAGTGGGTGTGAGAATAGAATAG
- a CDS encoding TIGR02757 family protein has protein sequence MIKLNSKNFQKTKDFLEEKYEKYNHIDFIENDPIQIPHRFTKKQDIEISALFAAVLAWGLRKTIINKCNLIMELMDNSPHDFILNHKATDLNNIGFQEFKHRTFNSTDLLYFLDFLQRFYQENDSLEILFSSKETQKENIAHFHNTFFDIEYAPQRTKKHISTPERKSACKRLNMYLRWLVRKDDKGVDFGIWENISPSVLICPLDIHVERESKKLGLLERNISDWKAAEELTQNLRLFDANDPVKYDFALFGLGVESKRK, from the coding sequence ATGATAAAATTAAACTCAAAGAATTTCCAAAAGACAAAAGACTTTTTAGAAGAAAAATATGAAAAATACAACCACATTGATTTTATAGAGAATGATCCTATCCAAATTCCTCATCGATTTACAAAGAAACAAGACATTGAAATTTCGGCACTCTTTGCAGCCGTTTTAGCTTGGGGATTGCGAAAGACAATTATCAATAAATGTAATTTGATAATGGAATTAATGGATAATTCGCCTCACGATTTTATCCTAAATCATAAAGCGACAGATTTGAATAATATAGGTTTCCAAGAGTTTAAGCACCGTACTTTTAACTCTACAGATTTACTTTATTTCTTAGATTTTTTACAGCGATTTTATCAAGAAAATGATTCTTTAGAAATTCTTTTTTCTTCAAAAGAAACTCAAAAAGAAAATATAGCTCACTTTCACAATACGTTTTTTGATATAGAGTATGCTCCACAAAGGACAAAAAAACACATCAGTACACCTGAGAGGAAATCAGCTTGTAAGAGGTTGAATATGTACTTGCGTTGGCTTGTCAGAAAAGATGATAAAGGAGTAGATTTTGGAATTTGGGAGAATATTTCACCTTCTGTTTTGATTTGTCCATTAGACATTCACGTAGAAAGGGAAAGCAAAAAGCTAGGACTCTTGGAGAGAAATATTTCTGATTGGAAAGCAGCTGAAGAACTTACCCAAAATTTGAGGTTATTTGATGCAAATGACCCTGTAAAATACGATTTTGCTCTTTTTGGCTTGGGCGTGGAAAGCAAAAGGAAATAA
- a CDS encoding porin family protein — MKIRQKNTLFSVLFVLLFFGITFSVSAQVMNKKKPVNQDKKLKDKSLNIPDYDSKPLHYGFILGLHYATMRINYSDYFTDNTDTTIALLPQRSFSNFAVGMIIDIPLADQWNFRFTPTVGLYEYSITHKQLERSSGKYVDTKVPVESVFFDFPILMKYKSIRRNNNRMYMVGGIVPSIKVGGRKQRNNQEAFGMEDYNLEVTYGLGWDHYFSFFKFAPEIRFSHGIANMNLRNQSVYYKNIDRMTTHKISLLFHFE; from the coding sequence ATGAAAATCAGACAAAAAAACACTTTATTTTCAGTTCTCTTTGTTTTATTATTTTTTGGAATTACTTTTTCTGTTTCAGCTCAAGTTATGAACAAGAAAAAGCCTGTTAATCAGGACAAAAAGCTAAAAGATAAAAGCCTCAACATTCCTGATTATGATTCAAAACCGTTACACTATGGTTTTATTTTGGGATTGCATTATGCTACTATGAGAATAAATTATTCTGACTATTTTACAGACAATACAGATACAACTATTGCTTTATTACCTCAACGTAGTTTTAGTAATTTTGCTGTTGGGATGATTATAGATATTCCTTTGGCTGACCAATGGAATTTTCGTTTTACACCAACAGTAGGTTTATACGAATACAGTATTACTCATAAACAACTTGAACGCTCAAGTGGAAAATATGTAGATACTAAAGTTCCCGTAGAAAGTGTATTCTTTGATTTTCCTATCCTAATGAAATACAAATCAATACGAAGAAACAACAACCGTATGTATATGGTAGGTGGAATTGTTCCAAGTATAAAAGTAGGAGGAAGAAAGCAGCGTAATAACCAAGAAGCCTTTGGAATGGAAGATTATAACTTAGAAGTTACCTATGGTTTGGGTTGGGATCATTACTTTAGTTTTTTCAAATTTGCACCCGAAATCCGTTTTTCGCACGGTATTGCAAATATGAATCTTCGTAATCAAAGTGTTTATTATAAAAATATTGATAGAATGACTACACACAAAATATCATTGTTATTTCATTTTGAATAA
- the ubiE gene encoding bifunctional demethylmenaquinone methyltransferase/2-methoxy-6-polyprenyl-1,4-benzoquinol methylase UbiE → MTVIPYKDQTASKKDQVAQMFDNISNNYDLLNRILSGGIDIIWRKKAISYLKSERPQLMLDVATGTGDFAIEAYKKLKPKKIVGVDISTGMLSYGREKIEKLGLQDIIDLKVGDSEKLPFPDNTFDAVTVSFGVRNFENLEQGLRDIYRVLKKGGSLVVLEFSQPEAFPIKQFYSFYSAQILPRIGKTISKDTSAYTYLPESVAAFPYGQDFLQIMEKVGFVFTRDEALTFGISSIYYGKK, encoded by the coding sequence ATGACAGTTATTCCTTATAAAGACCAAACAGCTTCTAAAAAAGACCAAGTAGCACAAATGTTCGATAATATATCGAATAACTACGATTTACTCAATCGAATACTAAGTGGTGGAATAGATATTATTTGGAGAAAAAAAGCCATTTCATACCTCAAATCCGAACGCCCTCAACTGATGCTTGATGTAGCAACAGGAACAGGTGATTTTGCCATTGAAGCCTATAAAAAACTCAAACCTAAGAAAATAGTGGGTGTAGATATTTCTACAGGAATGCTGTCTTATGGAAGAGAAAAAATAGAAAAATTAGGACTTCAAGATATTATCGACTTAAAAGTTGGAGATTCTGAAAAATTACCATTTCCAGACAATACTTTTGATGCTGTTACCGTTTCTTTTGGAGTAAGGAACTTCGAAAATTTGGAACAAGGATTGAGAGATATTTACCGAGTTTTGAAAAAAGGTGGTTCACTTGTTGTACTAGAATTTTCACAACCAGAAGCATTTCCTATAAAACAATTCTACTCATTTTATTCAGCACAGATACTTCCAAGAATCGGAAAAACGATTTCTAAGGATACTTCAGCCTATACCTATTTGCCTGAATCTGTTGCTGCATTTCCGTACGGACAAGATTTTCTTCAAATTATGGAAAAGGTAGGTTTTGTTTTTACACGAGATGAAGCACTTACTTTTGGAATAAGTTCGATTTATTACGGAAAGAAATAA